A part of Hydrogenobacter sp. T-8 genomic DNA contains:
- a CDS encoding S41 family peptidase, whose translation MSRFKLFGLFFATFVVGFLLGSAGASQGSKQEDEYRYFRMFTDVFRTVKENYVGEVNTKELIYGALNGMLKSLDPFSAFFTPEQYKEFRQETEGEFGGVGIEIGMDKGRPIVISPIEGTPAYRAGIKSGDLIIEIDGEDTSNMNLMDVVRKIRGKPGTKVTLTIMRKGVDKPIKVELERAVIKVESVKWTKVQDVGYIRLSQFTEGAGRDVERAVRSLISQGVKGIVLDLRNDPGGLLTEAINVSEVFLKEGKLVVYTKTKNGEVTRYFSRKKPVLPESVPLVVLINKGSASASEIVAGALQDHKRAILVGERSFGKASVQNIIPLEDGSAIKLTVAHYYTPLGRLIDKKGIQPDVEVKVSEEQEEKLQETIRQKRLQGVTGVIVEPELDPQLKRAIEIIKSGHKGYAHTGG comes from the coding sequence ATGAGTAGGTTTAAGCTCTTTGGTCTCTTTTTTGCGACATTCGTTGTGGGTTTCTTACTGGGAAGTGCAGGTGCATCTCAAGGTAGCAAGCAAGAAGACGAATACAGATACTTTAGGATGTTTACCGATGTGTTTCGCACTGTCAAGGAAAATTATGTAGGGGAAGTCAATACAAAGGAGCTTATATACGGGGCTCTTAACGGAATGCTCAAATCCCTTGATCCCTTTTCTGCCTTCTTTACTCCAGAGCAGTACAAAGAATTCAGGCAGGAAACAGAAGGGGAGTTTGGCGGTGTGGGTATAGAAATAGGTATGGATAAGGGAAGACCCATAGTTATATCACCCATAGAAGGCACGCCAGCCTATAGGGCAGGCATAAAGTCTGGTGACCTAATTATTGAAATAGATGGCGAAGACACCTCCAACATGAACTTGATGGACGTGGTAAGAAAGATAAGGGGCAAGCCAGGAACCAAAGTAACTCTAACTATAATGAGAAAGGGAGTGGACAAACCTATAAAGGTTGAGCTTGAAAGGGCGGTTATAAAGGTTGAAAGCGTCAAATGGACAAAGGTTCAGGATGTGGGATACATAAGGCTCTCTCAGTTTACAGAAGGTGCAGGTAGAGATGTGGAAAGGGCAGTGAGAAGTTTAATATCCCAAGGTGTAAAGGGGATAGTGCTTGACCTTAGAAACGACCCCGGTGGGCTTCTAACAGAAGCCATAAATGTCTCTGAGGTCTTTCTAAAAGAAGGCAAGCTCGTGGTCTATACAAAAACAAAAAACGGAGAGGTGACAAGATACTTTTCAAGGAAAAAGCCGGTGCTTCCAGAAAGCGTTCCTCTTGTTGTCCTCATAAACAAGGGTTCAGCCAGTGCGTCAGAGATAGTGGCGGGTGCACTACAAGACCACAAAAGGGCTATACTTGTAGGTGAAAGGAGCTTTGGAAAGGCGTCTGTGCAAAACATAATACCTCTTGAGGATGGCTCCGCCATAAAGCTAACAGTAGCCCACTACTACACACCCTTAGGAAGGCTCATAGACAAAAAAGGTATACAGCCAGATGTGGAGGTTAAAGTTTCGGAAGAGCAAGAAGAAAAGCTACAAGAAACCATAAGGCAAAAAAGGCTTCAGGGTGTAACTGGCGTTATAGTTGAGCCAGAGCTTGACCCACAGCTAAAGAGGGCTATAGAAATAATCAAATCCGGTCATAAGGGATATGCACACACTGGCGGTTGA
- the cimA gene encoding citramalate synthase — translation MEKVFIYDTTLRDGSQAEGVNFSLEDKLRIFQKLDEFGIDYIECGWPGANPKDTILFERLRKYKPQHSKVVAFGSTRRPTKKAEEDPQLENLIKSGARVITIFGKSWDFHVTEALKTTLEENLSMVYDSVRLLKDHVEEVIFDAEHFFDGYKHNPGYALEVLKSALEGGADWLVLCDTNGGCLPHEVYEITKKVKETFPTAKIGIHAHNDSETGVANSLMAVLAGARQVHGTINGIGERTGNANLCSIIPNLQLKMGFSAVREESLRKLTELSHFISEISNMPLPKNMPYVGESAFAHKAGVHASAVLKHASTYEHIDPALVGNRRKVTVSDLSGKSNILYKLREMGIEVEERSPELLKLVEKIKELEKEGYHFEAAEASFELLCKRHFGLVRDYFNLDAYRVLIAKRSTDNLPVSEATVRLFIEDIKQHTAALGNGPVSALDRALRKALEEFYPSLKEVQLIDYKVRIVNESEGTSAKVRVLIESTDGRRKWGTVGVSENIIEASWIALTDSLIYKLHKDEEEGII, via the coding sequence ATGGAAAAGGTTTTCATCTATGACACCACTTTGAGAGATGGTTCCCAAGCGGAAGGTGTGAACTTTTCCCTTGAAGACAAACTGCGTATATTCCAGAAGTTGGATGAGTTTGGTATAGACTACATAGAGTGTGGATGGCCCGGTGCAAACCCAAAGGATACTATACTTTTTGAAAGGTTAAGAAAATACAAACCTCAACACTCAAAGGTGGTAGCCTTTGGCTCTACCAGAAGACCTACAAAGAAAGCAGAGGAGGACCCACAGTTAGAAAACCTTATAAAGTCTGGTGCAAGGGTTATAACCATCTTTGGCAAAAGCTGGGATTTTCACGTAACAGAAGCATTAAAGACTACCCTTGAAGAAAACCTCTCCATGGTCTACGACTCTGTAAGGCTCCTTAAAGACCACGTGGAAGAGGTTATCTTTGATGCGGAGCACTTCTTTGATGGATACAAGCACAACCCCGGGTATGCCCTTGAGGTTTTAAAATCTGCCCTTGAAGGGGGTGCGGACTGGCTTGTGCTATGTGATACCAACGGAGGTTGTTTGCCTCACGAAGTTTACGAGATAACCAAAAAGGTAAAGGAAACCTTCCCCACAGCCAAGATAGGCATACACGCCCACAATGACTCCGAGACAGGTGTTGCCAATTCCCTTATGGCGGTTTTGGCAGGTGCAAGACAAGTGCACGGCACTATAAACGGTATTGGAGAAAGGACAGGCAACGCAAACCTCTGTTCCATAATTCCAAATCTTCAACTAAAGATGGGTTTTTCCGCTGTGCGAGAGGAAAGCCTAAGGAAACTAACAGAGCTGAGCCATTTTATCTCAGAAATATCCAACATGCCCCTTCCAAAGAATATGCCCTATGTGGGTGAAAGTGCCTTTGCCCACAAGGCAGGAGTGCACGCCTCTGCGGTTCTCAAGCATGCAAGCACCTACGAGCACATAGACCCTGCCCTTGTGGGAAACAGGAGAAAGGTTACAGTATCAGACCTATCGGGCAAAAGCAATATCCTATACAAACTTAGAGAGATGGGCATTGAAGTAGAAGAGAGGTCTCCTGAGCTTTTAAAACTCGTTGAGAAGATAAAGGAACTTGAGAAGGAAGGATACCACTTTGAAGCGGCGGAGGCTTCCTTTGAGCTCTTATGCAAAAGGCATTTCGGTCTCGTAAGAGACTACTTTAACCTTGATGCTTATAGGGTTCTAATAGCTAAGAGAAGCACAGATAACCTGCCAGTGTCCGAAGCAACGGTCAGGCTCTTTATAGAAGACATAAAACAGCATACCGCAGCCTTAGGTAATGGACCAGTAAGTGCCCTTGATAGAGCCCTTAGAAAAGCCCTTGAGGAGTTCTATCCAAGCCTTAAAGAGGTTCAGCTTATAGACTATAAGGTTAGGATAGTAAACGAGTCAGAGGGCACTTCTGCAAAGGTTAGAGTCCTTATAGAGTCCACAGATGGAAGAAGAAAATGGGGGACTGTGGGGGTCTCAGAAAATATAATAGAAGCGTCCTGGATAGCTCTTACAGACAGCTTGATTTACAAACTTCATAAGGATGAAGAGGAAGGTATAATTTAG